One window from the genome of Marinobacter sp. es.048 encodes:
- a CDS encoding DUF2868 domain-containing protein: MTDSPLRLLLEFDNQAQRDRSQPPTFLHRRDRKFALVCEEQGVAPEAARWLAHLNRLSGPRATPASTDRTLATWRRITTGFSAAGMIAGVLTMAGLLFYDGGQRINITVFLAFMVLHLVLALVTTLQSLAGWQPWRWLARRLGADPGHGMFNKLQPLLMASAAHLGGIAFATAGLITLLAMVVVQDLAFGWSTTLDTAAASYHGLISTVATPWAWAWPAAAPDLALVEATRFFRAGDPTESPDPALWGQWWPFVTMLWATWVLLPRLLLWGLASAQTRQKAHRLLTGHPAMHALMYRMETPALDTGNSHHDAEDLPDTRTRSKLLPLPDSDILLCWAGAGEPELPEALRSGKQLVLRAGGSASLSDDDQTLQRIAEQLKIHSKAVVLLVRCWQPPTGELQDFLQTARGTWPGGSWVALVPLAADSNREPDAHQIQPWLRFAERVGSEFIQVSLPPLQMRDLYSASGEQP; encoded by the coding sequence ATGACCGACAGCCCCCTCCGATTGCTGCTGGAGTTTGACAACCAGGCGCAACGGGACAGATCACAGCCTCCCACCTTCCTGCATCGACGGGACCGCAAGTTCGCACTGGTGTGTGAAGAACAGGGCGTGGCCCCGGAGGCCGCTCGCTGGCTCGCCCACCTGAACCGGCTCAGCGGACCCCGGGCAACCCCGGCATCCACAGACCGGACCCTGGCAACCTGGCGCCGGATCACCACCGGCTTTTCAGCGGCCGGGATGATCGCAGGCGTGCTTACCATGGCCGGGCTGCTGTTTTACGATGGTGGGCAACGCATCAACATCACGGTTTTTCTCGCCTTCATGGTTCTGCACCTGGTTCTTGCCCTGGTCACCACCCTGCAATCTCTGGCGGGATGGCAGCCCTGGCGCTGGCTGGCGCGGCGGCTCGGGGCCGATCCTGGCCATGGAATGTTCAACAAACTCCAGCCACTCCTGATGGCCAGCGCAGCTCACCTGGGCGGTATTGCTTTCGCCACCGCCGGTCTGATCACCCTGCTGGCTATGGTGGTTGTTCAGGATCTTGCCTTCGGCTGGAGCACCACACTGGACACCGCTGCCGCGAGCTATCACGGATTAATAAGCACCGTCGCCACACCCTGGGCCTGGGCCTGGCCGGCAGCAGCTCCGGATCTTGCCCTGGTCGAGGCGACACGTTTTTTCCGGGCCGGCGACCCCACGGAAAGTCCTGATCCGGCCCTGTGGGGCCAGTGGTGGCCGTTTGTCACCATGCTCTGGGCGACCTGGGTTCTATTGCCACGCCTGCTTCTGTGGGGCTTGGCCTCAGCACAGACACGGCAAAAAGCTCATCGCCTGCTCACCGGACATCCGGCCATGCACGCCCTGATGTATCGAATGGAAACACCCGCCCTGGACACCGGCAACAGCCATCATGATGCCGAAGACCTGCCGGACACCAGGACTCGAAGCAAGTTGCTGCCGCTGCCTGACAGCGACATCCTCCTGTGCTGGGCGGGCGCCGGCGAACCGGAATTGCCAGAGGCGCTTCGGTCCGGCAAACAGCTGGTGCTTCGGGCCGGCGGCAGTGCCAGCCTGTCGGACGATGACCAGACCCTGCAGCGGATCGCCGAGCAACTGAAAATCCATTCCAAAGCCGTCGTCCTGCTGGTGCGCTGCTGGCAGCCCCCCACTGGTGAACTGCAGGACTTTCTGCAGACCGCCCGTGGTACCTGGCCCGGTGGCTCCTGGGTCGCGCTGGTTCCCTTGGCCGCAGACAGCAACCGTGAGCCGGATGCCCATCAGATTCAGCCCTGGCTCCGCTTTGCCGAGCGGGTTGGCAGCGAGTTCATCCAGGTATCCCTGCCCCCCTTGCAGATGCGGGATCTCTACTCAGCGAGCGGAGAGCAGCCATGA
- a CDS encoding sigma-54 interaction domain-containing protein yields MTQLFSENNKSGLTRDLIEALFPMFEEASAGAIAVDCDARITWINSSYSHLLGLGDPATIIGKPVRQLIPHTRMPEVVETGKPLLLDIMEHNQQQLVVTRLPYYDDNGKIVGAVAFVLYDDLQPLTPLVSKYRRLHQDLAAARKALAKKARGTRYSLGDFVGASPAALEVKRRARLAAGRDMPVLLLGETGTGKEVLAQAIHTVSGRAEKPFVGVNVAAIPDNLLEAEFFGVAPGAYTGADRRTREGKFQLANGGTLFLDEVGDMPLPLQAKLLRALQEGEIEPLGSNKVVSVDVRVIAATSRNLEVMISEGTFRSDLYYRLNVLEIPIPPLRDRLADLGVLCEALLEEICEGLELRGEITDAGVSALGSYDWPGNIRELRNVLERAMTMGEEGGLLDADSIFKVLPRGGTRPASSLAAQPVRPLSQTLAEAEAQAIEEALVASRGNRTRAAKLLGISRSVLYEKLARLS; encoded by the coding sequence ATGACACAGCTGTTTTCTGAAAACAATAAAAGTGGCCTGACCAGAGACCTGATCGAAGCCCTGTTTCCGATGTTCGAGGAAGCCAGCGCCGGTGCCATCGCCGTAGACTGCGATGCACGGATTACCTGGATTAACAGCAGCTATTCCCATCTCCTTGGCCTGGGCGATCCGGCCACAATCATCGGCAAACCAGTGCGCCAGCTGATCCCTCACACCCGAATGCCGGAAGTGGTTGAAACCGGTAAACCCCTGCTGCTGGACATCATGGAGCACAACCAGCAACAGTTGGTGGTAACGCGCCTGCCATACTACGACGACAACGGAAAAATCGTGGGTGCCGTGGCCTTTGTACTATACGACGATCTTCAGCCCCTGACGCCATTGGTGTCGAAATACCGTCGGTTACACCAGGATCTGGCGGCCGCGCGCAAGGCGCTGGCGAAAAAGGCGCGCGGCACCCGCTACAGCCTCGGTGATTTCGTTGGTGCCAGCCCGGCAGCGCTGGAGGTCAAGCGTCGTGCGCGTTTGGCGGCCGGTCGCGACATGCCGGTTTTGCTGCTGGGTGAGACCGGCACCGGCAAGGAAGTGCTCGCCCAGGCGATTCATACGGTCTCGGGACGTGCGGAGAAACCTTTCGTGGGAGTGAACGTGGCCGCCATTCCGGACAACCTCCTTGAGGCCGAGTTTTTTGGTGTCGCACCCGGCGCCTACACCGGTGCCGATCGTCGAACCCGGGAAGGCAAGTTTCAACTGGCTAACGGTGGCACCCTGTTTCTCGACGAGGTGGGTGACATGCCGTTGCCGCTGCAGGCCAAGCTGCTGCGAGCCTTGCAAGAGGGAGAGATTGAACCGCTGGGCTCCAATAAGGTGGTTTCGGTGGATGTTCGGGTTATTGCTGCCACCAGCCGAAATCTTGAGGTCATGATCTCCGAAGGTACTTTCCGCTCGGATCTTTATTACCGCCTCAATGTCCTGGAGATCCCCATTCCGCCCTTGAGGGATCGACTGGCGGATCTCGGTGTGCTCTGCGAAGCGCTTCTTGAAGAGATCTGCGAGGGTCTGGAATTGCGTGGTGAGATTACGGATGCCGGCGTCTCGGCGCTGGGCAGTTATGACTGGCCGGGTAACATCCGCGAGTTGCGCAACGTCCTCGAGCGGGCAATGACCATGGGTGAGGAAGGTGGCTTGCTTGATGCCGATTCGATCTTCAAGGTTTTGCCTCGCGGAGGGACTCGTCCGGCGTCTTCTCTTGCGGCGCAACCGGTGAGACCGTTGTCCCAGACCCTTGCTGAGGCAGAGGCCCAGGCCATCGAAGAAGCTCTGGTAGCAAGCCGTGGCAACCGCACCCGGGCTGCCAAGTTGTTGGGTATATCCCGATCCGTTCTTTACGAGAAACTGGCCAGACTGTCCTGA
- a CDS encoding ectoine synthase encodes MKIVRVQDIIGTEREVTGPGWTSRRMLLKKDGMGFSFHETIIPAGAELNLWYKHHLEAVYCVAGNGKILDKATGETHEITDGTLYALDKHDQHTLYGGTEDMRLICAFNPPVTGREVHDEDGAYLPDTSED; translated from the coding sequence ATGAAAATCGTACGAGTGCAAGACATTATCGGTACCGAGCGCGAAGTAACCGGCCCGGGCTGGACAAGTCGCCGTATGCTGCTTAAAAAAGATGGCATGGGCTTTTCGTTCCACGAGACAATCATTCCGGCCGGCGCCGAATTGAACCTCTGGTACAAACACCATCTGGAAGCGGTTTACTGTGTTGCCGGTAACGGCAAGATCCTGGACAAAGCGACCGGTGAAACCCACGAAATCACCGACGGCACCCTCTACGCACTCGACAAGCATGACCAGCACACCCTCTACGGTGGCACAGAGGACATGCGACTGATTTGTGCCTTTAACCCGCCAGTGACTGGCCGCGAAGTCCACGACGAAGACGGTGCCTACCTGCCGGATACCAGCGAAGACTGA
- a CDS encoding TRAP transporter small permease subunit, whose translation MTVSDKGSPPEVHASASDAGQFIHHHTEFPTTWLSRALDAVISAIGKSASWLWIVVTGVIIYAVVGRYAFGMGSVTLEEVQWHLAGAGWLLGLGYTLVTDDHVRVDVIHERLSLKGQAWIELFGLVFLLLPFLVLAVYEMIPYAMSSWEQGETSQAPAGLPYRWILKGVLALSFVLLIIAALSRLLKVTALLLGFPKPIRVESGENKKEDAS comes from the coding sequence ATGACAGTGTCTGATAAAGGCTCTCCGCCCGAGGTGCATGCATCGGCGTCGGACGCCGGTCAATTTATTCATCATCACACCGAGTTTCCAACAACCTGGCTAAGCCGGGCTCTGGACGCCGTGATTTCTGCAATAGGCAAGAGCGCTTCCTGGCTCTGGATTGTGGTCACGGGCGTGATTATCTACGCAGTGGTGGGGCGCTATGCCTTTGGTATGGGGTCGGTCACCCTGGAGGAAGTTCAATGGCATCTGGCCGGCGCGGGCTGGTTGTTGGGGCTGGGCTACACCCTGGTAACCGATGACCATGTCAGGGTGGATGTGATCCATGAGCGTCTTTCGCTCAAAGGCCAGGCCTGGATTGAACTGTTTGGGCTAGTGTTCCTGTTGTTGCCGTTTTTGGTGTTGGCGGTGTACGAAATGATTCCCTATGCCATGAGCTCCTGGGAACAGGGCGAGACCAGTCAGGCACCTGCCGGTCTTCCTTATCGCTGGATTCTGAAAGGCGTTCTGGCACTGTCCTTTGTGCTTCTGATTATCGCCGCCCTGTCCCGTCTGCTGAAAGTCACTGCCCTGCTTTTAGGCTTTCCGAAGCCAATCCGGGTCGAGTCCGGTGAGAACAAGAAAGAGGATGCGTCCTGA
- a CDS encoding CynX/NimT family MFS transporter, which translates to MAEHQAATTPPPPAKLLPVAVLLWLAGVYLRIPVLVAPPLAPFISDELALPQALTGALTTLPILMLAIGSMPGSLAIARIGPRNTLALAMVIMVIGSAGRGLVPDTFTLMLASAVMGLGVAMMQPALPALLPRWLEPHHLALGSAIYMNGMLMGEFIGAGVTLPVLMPLLDNSWRTTLLAWSLPALLVAAALYLPRRDRAKPVGKVSWLPDWSNPLTLKIGLLLGLSGSMFFGLNAYMGNLLEQQGQFDKLSDALFWYNIAQVFASLTMLKMARYWVGRRSIIIVTAGISIIGTLGAITFTGWWSIASATLMSLTAGILLILLVAIPPLVTTSRETGRLSAGTFLVGYTLAFSVPMLGGLIADWTGDARHAILTIIGYSLLVLPLAFTLDLRRKKDQPES; encoded by the coding sequence GTGGCTGAACACCAGGCCGCAACCACACCGCCACCGCCAGCGAAGCTGCTGCCGGTGGCGGTGTTGCTTTGGTTGGCAGGCGTTTATCTTCGTATTCCTGTGCTGGTGGCACCGCCCCTGGCACCGTTTATCAGCGACGAGCTGGCACTGCCCCAGGCGCTCACCGGCGCACTGACCACCCTGCCCATCCTGATGTTGGCCATCGGCTCCATGCCCGGTTCACTGGCCATCGCCCGGATCGGCCCCCGCAATACCCTGGCTCTTGCCATGGTCATCATGGTCATCGGCTCCGCCGGCCGCGGCCTGGTACCCGACACTTTCACATTGATGCTGGCCAGCGCTGTCATGGGGCTGGGTGTCGCCATGATGCAACCGGCCTTGCCGGCACTGCTGCCACGATGGCTCGAACCTCACCACCTGGCGCTCGGCTCCGCCATCTACATGAACGGCATGCTGATGGGCGAGTTCATCGGCGCCGGTGTTACCCTGCCAGTACTCATGCCCCTGCTGGACAACAGCTGGCGGACCACCCTCCTGGCCTGGTCTCTGCCCGCCCTGCTGGTTGCAGCCGCACTTTATCTGCCCAGACGGGACCGGGCAAAACCCGTGGGCAAGGTCTCCTGGCTGCCAGACTGGAGCAACCCCCTGACCCTCAAAATCGGCCTGCTCCTGGGCCTATCCGGCTCCATGTTCTTCGGCCTGAACGCCTACATGGGCAACCTGCTGGAGCAACAGGGCCAGTTCGACAAACTCTCCGATGCCTTGTTCTGGTACAACATCGCCCAGGTTTTCGCCTCCCTGACCATGCTAAAAATGGCCCGTTACTGGGTCGGGCGACGCTCCATCATCATCGTTACCGCAGGCATCAGCATCATAGGCACCCTCGGCGCCATTACCTTCACCGGATGGTGGTCCATCGCCAGCGCCACCCTGATGAGCCTTACTGCCGGCATCCTCCTGATTCTCCTGGTCGCCATACCGCCCCTGGTTACCACCTCCAGAGAAACCGGCCGCCTCTCCGCCGGCACCTTCCTGGTCGGTTACACCCTGGCCTTCTCGGTACCCATGCTCGGCGGTCTCATCGCCGACTGGACCGGCGACGCCCGACACGCCATCCTGACGATCATCGGCTACAGTCTCCTGGTCCTCCCCCTGGCTTTCACCCTGGACCTGAGACGAAAAAAGGACCAGCCCGAAAGCTGA
- a CDS encoding DUF6164 family protein produces MPHHLMNLRHVPDDEADEIRALFDAHEVAYYETPPSRWGISMGGFWVHDDDEAARARALLDEYQRQRYETQRRAYEEHLARGESGGFWFMLRQRPIRTLAACIAILVIMGLSLLPFIRIG; encoded by the coding sequence ATGCCCCACCATCTGATGAACCTGCGCCACGTACCCGACGACGAGGCCGATGAAATCCGGGCGCTGTTTGATGCCCACGAGGTGGCCTATTACGAAACGCCACCAAGCCGCTGGGGCATCAGCATGGGCGGTTTCTGGGTGCACGACGACGATGAGGCGGCGAGAGCCCGGGCGCTGTTGGATGAGTATCAGCGGCAACGCTATGAAACCCAGCGACGGGCCTACGAGGAGCACCTGGCCCGGGGCGAATCCGGAGGTTTCTGGTTCATGCTCAGGCAGCGGCCAATTCGGACGCTGGCCGCCTGCATTGCCATTCTGGTGATCATGGGCCTGAGCCTGCTGCCGTTCATCCGGATCGGATAG
- a CDS encoding GTPase/DUF3482 domain-containing protein has translation MIQAPTFAVVGHPNKGKSSVVATLSQNDAIAIALEPGTTRKHQAYPLKVDGQTLYTLVDTPGFQRPRRVLEWLEAHSVSASDHADTVRAFVTQHQGDGRFTDECELLMPLIEGAGIIYVVDGSVPYSAEHEAEMTILRWTGRPSLALINSIGADDYSDTWQAALGQFFQVVRRFDAVRAPFEQHIGLLRAFGQLEPDWETPLEQATNYLSSQRKQRRRQAAGLIARALEDMMSFQEKRTLTAGQAAETSDGSLADQLRQHWYRHQRKREQTLRVDIEHLYQHQRIRRQEAELEWHSEHDLFSEDSRKAWAVSKRYLATAGFGAGAVSGAGIDALTFGSSFGTGALVGGLIGAAGSYLYGDRLALPALNIGVLRDGLKTATFGPVQDSQFGYVVLGRAVDHWWHISHRNHAGRDLLDLEPADHHWLESLGKTSRQDIQRAFDKCRKRRPLDERQREKLTAAIEQAMAVYDDWRLNRT, from the coding sequence ATGATCCAGGCACCGACGTTTGCCGTGGTCGGGCACCCGAACAAGGGCAAGTCCAGCGTAGTAGCCACCCTGTCCCAGAACGACGCTATCGCCATTGCCCTGGAACCCGGCACCACCCGCAAGCACCAGGCCTATCCGCTGAAAGTGGATGGGCAGACCCTCTATACCCTGGTGGACACACCCGGTTTCCAGCGTCCGCGCCGGGTATTGGAATGGCTGGAGGCGCACAGCGTCTCCGCCTCTGACCACGCGGACACTGTCAGGGCCTTTGTGACCCAGCATCAGGGCGATGGCCGATTCACCGATGAATGTGAACTTCTGATGCCCCTGATTGAGGGTGCCGGAATCATTTACGTGGTGGACGGCTCGGTGCCATACAGCGCGGAGCATGAGGCGGAAATGACCATCCTGCGCTGGACGGGCCGCCCGAGCCTGGCATTGATCAACAGCATCGGTGCCGACGACTACAGCGATACCTGGCAGGCTGCACTGGGGCAGTTCTTTCAGGTTGTCCGTCGTTTCGACGCCGTTCGCGCTCCGTTCGAGCAGCATATCGGTCTTTTACGAGCTTTCGGCCAGCTGGAACCAGACTGGGAAACGCCACTGGAGCAGGCCACTAACTACCTGTCTTCTCAGCGTAAGCAGCGCCGCCGACAAGCCGCTGGACTGATTGCCAGGGCACTTGAGGACATGATGTCGTTCCAGGAGAAACGCACCCTGACCGCCGGCCAGGCTGCCGAGACCAGTGACGGTTCGCTAGCCGACCAGTTACGCCAACACTGGTATCGTCACCAGCGCAAGCGGGAACAGACTCTGCGTGTGGATATCGAACACCTGTACCAGCACCAGCGCATCCGCCGTCAGGAAGCCGAACTGGAGTGGCACAGCGAACACGACCTGTTTTCGGAAGACAGCCGCAAAGCCTGGGCCGTCAGCAAGCGCTACCTGGCCACCGCCGGCTTCGGCGCGGGTGCTGTCAGCGGTGCCGGGATCGACGCATTAACCTTCGGGTCATCCTTTGGAACGGGCGCTCTGGTGGGCGGTCTGATCGGTGCCGCCGGCAGTTATTTATACGGCGACCGGCTCGCCCTGCCGGCGCTGAACATCGGCGTGCTCCGGGACGGATTGAAAACAGCCACCTTCGGCCCTGTACAGGACAGCCAGTTCGGCTATGTTGTATTGGGGCGTGCCGTGGATCACTGGTGGCACATCAGCCACCGGAATCACGCCGGACGAGACCTGCTGGACCTGGAGCCAGCAGACCATCACTGGCTGGAAAGCCTTGGAAAAACCAGCCGACAAGACATCCAGAGGGCCTTCGACAAATGCCGAAAACGGCGACCTCTCGACGAACGCCAGCGGGAGAAATTGACCGCGGCCATTGAGCAGGCCATGGCCGTTTACGACGATTGGCGGTTGAACCGAACCTGA
- a CDS encoding alpha/beta hydrolase: MRVSGYQQGLKRGGLFGLIGSLLLLAGCATHHNGSASADVPDENSFRVERDLRFSPSDWPEALFADLYVPAVQVSQRRHPVVLMVHGGGWQRRSREDMAWIAEEVASHGFAVMNIDYRFAPEHTFPGQLQDLQLARQWLNRHADEYHLDTTRVSGFGFSSGAHLIALMALVASSDSDLNQPHGGPETRLNAVVTGGLPSDLMAFGSGKLIRQFLGGEQQEMPQTYHEASPISHVTSNAPPFFLFHGAMDMLVPFTQAERFREALEDHQVYSELYEMHLRGHVTSFLTAGDAVDEAIGFLARQQYD, encoded by the coding sequence ATGCGAGTGTCCGGCTATCAACAGGGATTGAAACGGGGTGGACTATTCGGATTAATCGGCAGCCTGCTGTTGCTGGCAGGGTGCGCCACCCATCACAACGGCTCAGCCAGCGCCGACGTTCCGGATGAGAACTCGTTCCGGGTGGAGAGAGACTTGCGGTTTTCGCCCAGTGATTGGCCAGAAGCACTGTTCGCCGATCTCTACGTACCGGCCGTGCAAGTCTCACAACGACGTCATCCGGTTGTTCTGATGGTTCACGGTGGTGGCTGGCAACGCCGTTCCCGGGAAGACATGGCCTGGATTGCGGAAGAAGTTGCCAGTCACGGTTTCGCGGTGATGAATATTGATTACCGATTTGCGCCGGAACATACCTTCCCGGGCCAGCTACAGGATCTGCAACTGGCCCGGCAGTGGCTGAACCGGCATGCCGACGAGTATCACCTGGACACAACCCGGGTGAGCGGCTTCGGTTTCTCCTCCGGTGCCCATCTGATTGCATTAATGGCCCTGGTGGCAAGCTCCGACAGCGACCTGAACCAACCCCACGGCGGTCCGGAAACCCGATTGAATGCCGTCGTTACCGGCGGCCTGCCTTCCGACCTTATGGCGTTTGGTTCGGGAAAACTGATACGACAATTCCTTGGCGGGGAGCAGCAGGAAATGCCGCAAACCTATCACGAGGCATCACCGATCAGCCATGTGACCTCCAATGCACCGCCCTTTTTCCTGTTTCATGGCGCCATGGATATGCTCGTGCCTTTCACTCAGGCCGAGCGTTTCCGGGAAGCACTCGAGGATCATCAGGTGTACAGCGAACTTTACGAAATGCACCTGCGGGGGCATGTCACCAGCTTTCTGACCGCGGGCGACGCGGTGGACGAAGCGATCGGATTCCTGGCCCGCCAGCAGTATGACTGA
- a CDS encoding type III PLP-dependent enzyme, translated as MTEAANANIADYYSAETFKCIKDFADGKETPFVVIDTAMIDRQYDELVECFPYARVYYAVKANPAPQVLTMLRDKGACFDIASVYELDKVMALGVTGERISYGNTIKKAKDIRTFYERGVRMFATDSEADLRNIAKAAPGSRVYVRILTEGTLTADWPLSRKFGCQTDMAMDLLILARDLGLVPYGVSFHVGSQQREIGAWDAALNKVKVIFERLKEEDGIELKMINMGGGFPANYISRTNELKVYAEEIARFLHEDFGAELPEIIIEPGRSLISNAGVLVSEVVLISRKSRTALHRWVFTDVGKFSGLIETLDEAIKFPIWTEKVGEGEDCVIAGPTCDSADIMYEHHKYPLPLNLAIGDRMYWLSTGAYTTTYSAIEFNGFPPLKDYYI; from the coding sequence ATGACCGAAGCCGCCAACGCCAATATTGCTGATTACTACAGCGCCGAGACTTTCAAATGCATCAAGGATTTTGCCGATGGCAAGGAAACCCCGTTTGTAGTGATTGATACCGCCATGATTGATCGCCAGTACGATGAGCTGGTGGAATGCTTTCCTTACGCCAGGGTTTACTATGCGGTAAAAGCCAACCCGGCTCCGCAAGTTCTGACCATGCTGCGTGACAAGGGTGCCTGTTTCGATATCGCGTCGGTGTATGAGCTGGACAAGGTAATGGCCCTGGGTGTGACCGGTGAGCGGATCAGCTACGGCAATACCATCAAGAAGGCGAAAGACATTCGCACCTTCTACGAGAGGGGCGTGCGCATGTTTGCCACCGACTCCGAAGCGGATCTGCGTAACATCGCCAAGGCGGCTCCCGGTTCGAGGGTGTACGTGCGTATCCTGACCGAGGGCACCCTGACTGCCGACTGGCCGCTGTCCCGGAAGTTCGGTTGCCAGACCGACATGGCCATGGACCTGTTGATCCTGGCCCGCGACCTGGGCCTGGTGCCCTATGGCGTGTCTTTCCACGTGGGTTCCCAGCAGCGGGAAATCGGCGCCTGGGATGCGGCCCTGAACAAGGTGAAGGTGATTTTCGAGCGCCTGAAGGAAGAGGATGGCATCGAGCTGAAGATGATCAACATGGGCGGCGGTTTTCCGGCCAACTACATCAGCCGCACCAACGAGTTGAAGGTGTACGCGGAGGAAATCGCCCGGTTCCTGCACGAGGATTTTGGCGCCGAGCTGCCGGAGATCATCATTGAGCCGGGCCGTTCGCTGATTTCCAATGCCGGTGTGCTGGTGAGTGAAGTCGTGCTGATTTCCCGGAAATCCCGCACTGCGCTGCACCGTTGGGTGTTTACCGATGTGGGCAAATTTTCAGGGCTGATCGAGACGCTGGATGAGGCGATCAAGTTCCCGATCTGGACGGAGAAGGTGGGAGAAGGCGAGGACTGTGTGATTGCCGGGCCGACTTGTGACAGTGCCGATATCATGTATGAGCATCACAAGTATCCGTTGCCGTTGAATCTGGCGATTGGGGATCGGATGTATTGGCTGTCTACGGGGGCGTATACCACGACTTATAGCGCCATTGAGTTTAACGGGTTTCCCCCGTTGAAGGACTATTACATCTAG
- a CDS encoding TRAP transporter substrate-binding protein, with translation MKLLKALTGVAGAIALTTGSAFADDLRWKMPVAFATNLPGLGSPAAWVADNLTTASDGSIQVRVYEPGKLVPPFDILQSVSDGKVSAGYTWIGYDQGKVPAIPLFAAVPFGMKPPAYIGWYYYGGGHEMLQETYANKGFNVHAQLCGIIGPETAGWYSEPIETLEDYKGLKIRFAGLGGKVLEKLGASVTMMPGGELYQALEKGTIDATEFSMPAIDQILGFNQVVKYNLFPGWHQQFTAQYMLINKDEWNRATKAQKALVEASCTAATTRGLAEGEYKNGKVLAEFQDKGVQADQIPRDVLLKLRDVTEEVLEEEASKDADFKRVYESQQEFMESYKVWDTRAYVPADL, from the coding sequence ATGAAACTTCTCAAGGCTCTCACCGGTGTGGCCGGTGCGATTGCTCTTACCACGGGCTCAGCGTTTGCGGACGACCTGCGTTGGAAAATGCCCGTAGCCTTCGCTACCAACCTCCCCGGCCTCGGTTCTCCCGCCGCCTGGGTTGCAGACAACCTTACTACCGCTTCTGATGGCAGCATCCAGGTCCGTGTTTACGAGCCCGGCAAGCTGGTTCCGCCGTTCGATATCCTGCAGTCTGTTTCAGACGGCAAGGTTTCTGCCGGCTACACCTGGATTGGCTATGATCAGGGCAAAGTGCCTGCAATTCCCCTGTTCGCCGCTGTTCCCTTCGGCATGAAGCCGCCTGCCTACATCGGCTGGTACTACTACGGTGGCGGTCATGAAATGCTGCAGGAAACCTATGCCAACAAGGGCTTCAACGTTCACGCACAGCTATGCGGCATCATTGGGCCCGAGACAGCCGGCTGGTATTCCGAGCCCATCGAAACACTGGAAGACTACAAAGGCCTGAAGATCCGCTTCGCCGGTCTCGGTGGTAAGGTTCTCGAGAAACTGGGCGCCTCTGTCACCATGATGCCGGGCGGCGAGCTCTACCAGGCACTGGAGAAGGGCACAATTGATGCCACCGAATTCTCAATGCCTGCCATCGACCAGATCCTCGGCTTTAACCAGGTGGTCAAGTACAACCTGTTCCCGGGCTGGCACCAGCAGTTCACTGCCCAGTACATGCTGATCAACAAGGATGAGTGGAATCGTGCCACCAAAGCTCAAAAGGCTCTGGTAGAGGCTTCCTGCACCGCGGCGACCACTCGTGGTCTGGCCGAGGGTGAGTACAAGAACGGCAAGGTTCTGGCCGAGTTCCAGGACAAGGGCGTTCAGGCCGACCAGATTCCCCGTGATGTTCTGCTCAAGCTGCGGGACGTGACCGAGGAAGTGCTTGAGGAAGAAGCGTCCAAGGATGCCGATTTCAAGCGCGTTTACGAGAGCCAGCAGGAGTTTATGGAATCCTACAAGGTGTGGGATACCCGCGCCTATGTACCGGCGGACCTGTAA